One Actinosynnema pretiosum DNA segment encodes these proteins:
- a CDS encoding OmpA family protein codes for MRARGLPLTPLLVGLVVVPASLTGLGFALAEEEITGSLPFAPPREPAPQTSVHPLAGPQPPRSGPTPRGAPFGVGGSTGVGPGGVGPWTTGVGPGGSGTTGAGTTGSGSTGAGSNGAGTTGAGSTGSGTTGSGTAGAVPVDRAGPVAQARREVERVLAEHSATGVEFAPGGVEHAGRGGAVLGRLGDVLGGTGGLAVTLVAHTWPGEAPEGQSSVLALRRAEVVRAALVDRGVPVESIRTRVVADRAREVPGGGPQVDVLVG; via the coding sequence ATGCGCGCTCGCGGGCTGCCGCTGACGCCGCTGCTCGTGGGTCTGGTCGTCGTCCCCGCCTCGCTCACCGGCCTCGGGTTCGCCCTCGCCGAGGAGGAGATCACCGGGTCGCTGCCGTTCGCCCCGCCGCGCGAGCCCGCCCCGCAGACCTCGGTCCACCCCCTCGCGGGGCCGCAGCCGCCGCGCTCCGGCCCGACGCCGCGGGGCGCGCCCTTCGGGGTCGGCGGGAGCACGGGGGTCGGGCCTGGCGGGGTGGGACCCTGGACCACCGGCGTCGGGCCTGGCGGCTCCGGGACGACGGGCGCCGGGACGACCGGGTCCGGGAGCACTGGCGCAGGGAGCAACGGCGCAGGAACCACTGGCGCAGGGAGCACTGGCTCAGGGACCACCGGCTCCGGGACGGCAGGCGCGGTCCCGGTGGACCGCGCGGGCCCCGTGGCGCAGGCGCGGCGCGAGGTCGAGCGGGTGCTCGCGGAGCACTCGGCCACCGGCGTCGAGTTCGCGCCCGGCGGCGTCGAGCACGCGGGCAGGGGCGGCGCGGTGCTCGGGCGGCTCGGCGACGTGCTCGGCGGGACGGGTGGGCTCGCGGTGACGCTGGTCGCCCACACCTGGCCGGGGGAGGCCCCGGAGGGGCAGTCGTCGGTGCTGGCGCTGCGCCGCGCGGAGGTCGTGCGGGCCGCGCTGGTCGACCGGGGCGTGCCGGTGGAGTCGATCAGGACGCGCGTCGTCGCGGACCGGGCGCGCGAGGTCCCCGGCGGTGGACCGCAAGTCGACGTGCTCGTCGGGTAG
- a CDS encoding class I SAM-dependent methyltransferase: MTVEPLPLTGERTAPGIEAENYWFRRHEAAYLALLRHCAGAVVLEAGCGEGYGAALIAERADRVVALDYDARTAAHAARAYPGLAVVRGNLADLPLRAASVDVVANLQVIEHLWDQEGFLAECARVLRPGGRLLLTTPNRITFSPGRDTPLNPFHTRELAPAELAGLLTGAGFEVEELTGLRHGPRLRALDERFGGSIIDAQVAVVVDGDPWPADLLAAVAGVSAEDFEITPEEMDASLDLVAVAVRP, encoded by the coding sequence GTGACCGTCGAGCCCCTTCCCCTCACCGGCGAGCGGACCGCGCCCGGCATCGAGGCAGAGAACTACTGGTTCCGACGGCATGAGGCGGCGTACCTCGCCCTGCTGCGGCACTGCGCGGGAGCGGTCGTGCTGGAGGCCGGGTGCGGCGAGGGCTACGGAGCCGCGCTCATCGCCGAGCGCGCGGACCGGGTGGTGGCGCTCGACTACGACGCGCGCACCGCCGCCCACGCCGCCCGCGCCTACCCCGGACTGGCCGTGGTGCGCGGCAACCTCGCCGACCTGCCGCTGCGCGCGGCGAGCGTGGACGTGGTGGCGAACCTCCAGGTGATCGAGCACCTGTGGGACCAGGAGGGGTTCCTGGCCGAGTGCGCGCGGGTGCTGCGCCCCGGCGGGAGGCTGCTGCTCACCACCCCCAACCGGATCACCTTCTCCCCCGGCCGCGACACCCCCCTGAACCCGTTCCACACCAGGGAGCTGGCCCCCGCCGAGCTGGCCGGCCTGCTCACCGGAGCCGGGTTCGAGGTCGAGGAGCTCACCGGCCTGCGGCACGGCCCCCGGTTGCGCGCGCTGGACGAGCGGTTCGGCGGCTCGATCATCGACGCGCAGGTCGCGGTCGTGGTGGACGGCGACCCGTGGCCCGCCGACCTGCTGGCCGCCGTGGCGGGCGTGAGCGCCGAGGACTTCGAGATCACCCCCGAGGAGATGGACGCGAGCCTCGACCTGGTGGCCGTGGCGGTCCGCCCGTGA
- a CDS encoding 1,4-alpha-glucan branching protein domain-containing protein, whose translation MTGAEGTFCLVLHSHLPWLAHHGAWPVGEEWLYQAWAHSYLPVVDLLERFAAEGRRDVLTLGVTPVLAAQLDDPYCLRGVHDWLGNWQLRAHGAAPRLPELAAREHREAAVALERFEGRWRHGFSPLLRPLVDSGVVELLGGPAAHPFQPLLDERLRAFALETGLRDTALRLGSRPEGIWAPECGYAPGMERGYAAAGVRRFLVDGPSLGNETWAGRRVGDSDVVCFGRDLEVSYRVWSPRVGYPGHPDYRDFHTYDHASGLKPSRVTGVEVAPEHKRPYDPEAARAAVRGHTEDFVGAVVARLRELRAAHGREALVVAAYDTELYGHWWHEGPLWLESVLRALPEAGVRVTTLRGAVEAGHVVGSVEVPASSWGAGKDWNTWSGPQVADFVHANAELQRELLGLGLGGAVRDPVADQAVREALLSLSSDWAFMVTKDSAADYARYRAKVHAERFRELAVELRAAREGADLGRVDRARGRAAELRALSGPFGHLDARAL comes from the coding sequence GTGACCGGCGCCGAGGGCACGTTCTGCCTGGTGCTGCACAGCCACCTGCCGTGGCTCGCGCACCACGGGGCGTGGCCGGTCGGCGAGGAGTGGCTCTACCAGGCGTGGGCGCACTCGTACCTGCCGGTGGTGGACCTGCTGGAGCGGTTCGCCGCCGAGGGCAGGCGGGACGTGCTCACCCTCGGCGTCACGCCCGTGCTGGCCGCGCAGCTGGACGACCCGTACTGCCTGCGCGGCGTCCACGACTGGCTCGGCAACTGGCAGCTGCGCGCCCACGGGGCCGCGCCGAGGCTGCCGGAGCTGGCCGCCCGCGAGCACCGCGAGGCGGCGGTGGCGCTGGAGCGGTTCGAGGGCCGCTGGCGGCACGGGTTCTCGCCGCTGCTGCGCCCGCTGGTCGACTCGGGCGTGGTGGAGCTGCTCGGCGGACCGGCCGCGCACCCGTTCCAGCCGCTGCTGGACGAGCGGCTGCGGGCGTTCGCGCTGGAGACCGGGCTGCGGGACACCGCGCTGCGGCTCGGGTCGCGCCCGGAGGGGATCTGGGCCCCGGAGTGCGGGTACGCGCCGGGCATGGAGCGCGGGTACGCGGCGGCGGGCGTGCGGCGGTTCCTGGTGGACGGGCCCTCGCTCGGCAACGAGACGTGGGCGGGCAGGCGGGTCGGCGACTCGGACGTGGTGTGCTTCGGGCGGGACCTGGAGGTGTCGTACCGGGTGTGGTCGCCGAGGGTCGGCTACCCCGGCCACCCGGACTACCGGGACTTCCACACCTACGACCACGCCAGCGGGCTCAAGCCCTCGCGGGTGACCGGGGTCGAGGTGGCCCCGGAGCACAAGCGGCCGTACGACCCGGAGGCCGCGCGGGCGGCGGTGCGGGGGCACACCGAGGACTTCGTCGGCGCGGTCGTGGCGCGGCTGCGGGAGCTGAGGGCGGCGCACGGGCGCGAGGCGCTGGTGGTCGCCGCGTACGACACCGAGCTGTACGGGCACTGGTGGCACGAGGGGCCGCTGTGGCTGGAGTCGGTGCTGCGCGCGCTGCCCGAGGCTGGGGTGCGGGTGACGACGCTGCGCGGCGCGGTCGAGGCCGGGCACGTGGTGGGGTCGGTGGAGGTCCCGGCGTCGTCGTGGGGCGCGGGCAAGGACTGGAACACCTGGAGCGGGCCGCAGGTGGCGGACTTCGTGCACGCGAACGCCGAGCTGCAGCGGGAGCTGCTGGGGCTGGGGCTGGGCGGGGCGGTGCGGGACCCGGTCGCGGACCAGGCGGTGCGGGAGGCGCTGCTGTCGCTGTCGAGCGACTGGGCGTTCATGGTGACCAAGGACAGCGCGGCGGACTACGCCCGGTACCGGGCGAAGGTCCACGCGGAGCGGTTCCGGGAGCTGGCGGTCGAGCTGCGGGCGGCGCGCGAGGGCGCGGACCTCGGGCGGGTCGACCGGGCGCGGGGGCGGGCGGCGGAGCTGCGGGCGCTGTCCGGGCCGTTCGGGCACCTGGACGCGAGGGCGCTGTGA
- a CDS encoding glycosyltransferase family 4 protein: MRVLMLSWEYPPVVVGGLGRHVHALADRLVRAGHEVVVLCRQPEGTDAVTHPTEDVVLGGVRVVRVAEDPAHLVFERDLVAWVLAMGHAMTRAGLALLREGWRPDVVHAHDWLVTHPAVALAEAAQAPLVATVHATEAGRHSGWLSQTLNQQVHSVEWWLANRADELITCSGAMRTEVAHLFEVEPAGITVLHNGIEPKRWRVRAADVEAARGRHSPDGAPVLLFFGRLEWEKGVQDLIAALPRVRRRHPGTRLVVAGTGTHREWLVEQARKHKVKRAVEFAGHLSDRELAAAIAAAAAVVLPSRYEPFGIVALEAAAAGAPLVASTAGGLGEVVLDGETGLSFPPGDVDALARAVCAVLDDRGAAGRRARAAKARLATDFDWGTIAEGTVEVYRAAVVRERGALGRPKIGTGNVFL, from the coding sequence ATGCGCGTGCTGATGCTGTCGTGGGAGTACCCGCCGGTGGTCGTCGGGGGGCTGGGCAGGCACGTGCACGCGCTGGCCGACCGGCTGGTCAGGGCCGGGCACGAGGTCGTGGTGCTGTGCAGGCAGCCCGAGGGCACCGACGCGGTCACCCACCCGACCGAGGACGTGGTGCTCGGCGGGGTGCGGGTGGTGCGGGTCGCGGAGGACCCGGCGCACCTGGTGTTCGAGCGGGACCTGGTGGCGTGGGTGCTCGCGATGGGCCACGCGATGACCCGCGCGGGGCTGGCGCTGCTGCGCGAGGGCTGGCGGCCGGACGTGGTGCACGCGCACGACTGGCTGGTGACGCACCCGGCGGTCGCGCTGGCCGAGGCGGCGCAGGCGCCGCTGGTGGCGACCGTGCACGCGACCGAGGCCGGGCGGCACAGCGGGTGGCTGTCGCAGACGCTGAACCAGCAGGTGCACTCGGTGGAGTGGTGGCTGGCGAACCGCGCGGACGAGCTGATCACCTGCTCGGGGGCGATGCGGACCGAGGTGGCGCACCTGTTCGAGGTCGAGCCCGCCGGGATCACCGTGCTGCACAACGGGATCGAGCCGAAGCGGTGGCGGGTGCGCGCGGCGGACGTCGAGGCGGCGCGCGGCAGGCACTCGCCGGACGGGGCGCCGGTGCTGCTGTTCTTCGGCAGGCTGGAGTGGGAGAAGGGCGTGCAGGACCTGATCGCCGCCCTGCCGCGGGTGCGGCGCAGGCACCCCGGCACGCGGCTGGTCGTGGCGGGCACGGGCACGCACCGCGAGTGGCTGGTCGAGCAGGCGCGCAAGCACAAGGTGAAGCGGGCGGTGGAGTTCGCCGGGCACCTGTCGGACCGGGAGCTGGCGGCGGCGATCGCGGCGGCGGCGGCGGTCGTGCTGCCCAGCCGCTACGAGCCGTTCGGGATCGTGGCGCTGGAGGCGGCGGCGGCGGGCGCGCCGCTGGTGGCGTCGACGGCGGGCGGGCTGGGCGAGGTCGTGCTGGACGGGGAGACCGGGCTGTCGTTCCCGCCGGGGGACGTGGACGCGCTGGCGCGGGCGGTGTGCGCGGTGCTGGACGACCGGGGCGCAGCCGGGCGGCGGGCGAGGGCGGCGAAGGCGCGGCTGGCGACGGACTTCGACTGGGGGACCATCGCGGAGGGGACGGTCGAGGTGTACCGGGCGGCGGTGGTGCGCGAGCGCGGCGCGCTCGGCAGGCCGAAGATCGGGACGGGGAACGTGTTCCTGTAG
- a CDS encoding GAF domain-containing protein — translation MSKKSIPVPVPARYAISVLLPALAAIASAVAAFAEGAARSYGIWGSAICAVGIACWGVLREVWAKREEADALARVKRAKHEVLGAAIPLVKELGKLAVVSADGAGRVPVQVLRNRVVAAARTQCGTDDRENYRAALYLWRDGHLTLADHEGRDGGRAPRAVFLPDGEYERFVLRHARGSDPLFYEDLLEKAPESFGSVSPRSFRSLISVPVHVSGRSFGMLSVDSPEPGSLTPVDRDHMILLAAVLAAGLAAEERDGESLKEAS, via the coding sequence GTGTCGAAGAAGAGCATTCCGGTTCCAGTTCCTGCCCGGTACGCCATTTCCGTTCTGCTGCCCGCGCTGGCCGCGATCGCTTCCGCGGTCGCGGCCTTCGCCGAGGGCGCGGCGCGGTCCTACGGGATATGGGGTTCCGCCATCTGCGCGGTGGGGATCGCCTGCTGGGGCGTCCTGCGCGAGGTGTGGGCCAAGCGCGAGGAGGCGGATGCCCTGGCACGGGTCAAGCGCGCCAAGCACGAAGTCCTGGGTGCGGCGATCCCACTGGTCAAAGAGTTGGGCAAGCTCGCGGTGGTGTCCGCCGACGGGGCCGGGCGCGTCCCTGTGCAGGTCCTGCGGAACCGCGTGGTCGCCGCCGCCAGGACCCAGTGCGGCACCGACGACCGCGAGAACTACCGGGCCGCGCTCTACCTGTGGCGGGACGGCCACCTCACGCTCGCCGACCACGAGGGGCGGGACGGCGGCCGTGCCCCCAGGGCTGTTTTCCTCCCGGACGGGGAGTACGAGCGCTTCGTGCTCAGGCACGCCCGCGGAAGTGACCCGCTTTTCTACGAGGACCTGCTGGAGAAGGCGCCGGAGAGCTTCGGCAGCGTTTCCCCGAGGAGCTTCCGCTCCTTGATCTCGGTTCCGGTGCACGTGAGCGGCAGGTCGTTCGGCATGCTCAGCGTCGACTCCCCCGAACCGGGATCACTGACCCCGGTTGACCGCGACCATATGATCCTGCTGGCCGCTGTGCTGGCCGCCGGCCTCGCCGCGGAGGAGCGGGACGGCGAATCGCTGAAGGAGGCGTCGTGA
- a CDS encoding protein-tyrosine phosphatase family protein: MVVELPDGAVVTGRGLRGGPPEVEPGYGLYLGGARLRAAHDAALTWPHEWVDWPDFLLPRDGGAAVRLIHDLHRRALAGEAVEVACGGGNGRTGTVLACLAVLSGVPRGEAVAWTRAHYRKHAVETPWQKRWVLRFPANDVS; encoded by the coding sequence GTGGTGGTCGAGTTGCCCGACGGCGCGGTGGTCACCGGTCGCGGCCTGCGCGGCGGGCCGCCCGAGGTCGAGCCGGGGTACGGGCTGTACCTGGGCGGCGCGCGGCTGCGGGCGGCGCACGACGCGGCGCTGACGTGGCCGCACGAGTGGGTGGACTGGCCGGACTTCCTGCTGCCGCGCGACGGTGGGGCGGCGGTGCGGCTGATCCACGACCTGCACCGGCGGGCGCTGGCCGGTGAGGCGGTGGAGGTCGCGTGCGGCGGCGGGAACGGTCGCACCGGGACGGTCCTCGCGTGCCTTGCCGTGCTGTCCGGCGTGCCGCGCGGGGAGGCGGTGGCGTGGACGCGGGCGCACTACCGCAAGCACGCGGTGGAGACGCCGTGGCAGAAGCGGTGGGTGCTGCGGTTCCCCGCAAACGACGTTTCGTAA
- a CDS encoding acyltransferase, with translation MTSMWGSSTWSRWRGARRDPAQARFLTLASLRWVLRHRAYTPWYLVRYWRLLKFRVANPHVVLRGMVFLGKKVEIHCRPGFGRLEIGRWVHIGDGNAIRCHEGSLRIGDKAVFGKDNTVNCYLDVEIGAATLVADWVYVCDFDHVTSDITLPIKDQGIVKSPVRIGPDCWLGTKVTVTRGTRIGRGCVLGAHAVVRGDVPDYKIAVGIPARVVRDRRADYEAGAGTRAAVADMARKAREALERSRADE, from the coding sequence ATGACCAGCATGTGGGGCTCGTCCACGTGGTCGCGGTGGCGGGGCGCGCGCCGCGACCCCGCGCAGGCCCGCTTCCTCACCCTCGCCTCGTTGCGCTGGGTGCTGCGGCACCGCGCCTACACCCCGTGGTACCTGGTGCGGTACTGGCGGCTGCTGAAGTTCCGCGTCGCCAACCCGCACGTGGTGCTGCGCGGCATGGTGTTCCTCGGCAAGAAGGTGGAGATCCACTGCAGGCCGGGGTTCGGGCGGCTGGAGATCGGGCGCTGGGTGCACATCGGCGACGGCAACGCCATCCGGTGCCACGAGGGGTCGCTGCGGATCGGCGACAAGGCGGTGTTCGGCAAGGACAACACGGTCAACTGCTACCTGGACGTGGAGATCGGGGCCGCTACCCTGGTCGCGGACTGGGTGTACGTCTGCGACTTCGACCACGTGACGAGCGACATCACCCTGCCGATCAAGGACCAGGGGATCGTGAAGTCCCCGGTGCGGATCGGGCCGGACTGCTGGCTGGGCACCAAGGTCACCGTCACGCGGGGGACGCGGATCGGGCGCGGGTGCGTGCTCGGGGCGCACGCGGTGGTGCGCGGGGACGTCCCGGACTACAAGATCGCCGTGGGCATCCCGGCGCGGGTGGTGCGGGACCGGCGCGCGGACTACGAGGCGGGCGCCGGGACGCGGGCCGCCGTGGCGGACATGGCGCGCAAGGCCCGCGAGGCGCTGGAGAGGTCGCGGGCGGACGAGTAG